From the Lactuca sativa cultivar Salinas chromosome 9, Lsat_Salinas_v11, whole genome shotgun sequence genome, the window GAAGTGAGAAATAGGAAAGTTGAGGGTGTTAATTATCAAGTGCTTAAGAGTTCAAAAGCTAGTCATCATCTTCTCTTCACCATTAGAGCTTCAAAacaagaaaaaagaaagaaagataaTCCATTGTGATTTCAAACTTTTGAGAAAGACTGAAGCCGTGGTGCTAGACTTGAGTTTGAGGCATTGGAAATGTATAATCCCATCTTCAACCTCTTCATACTTTGAGATAAGATTCggaggaaactccaaatctgaaAATCAATCATGTTCGCATTGTTAGATTGAGGTTTCAAGTTAGTTTTTGAGTATTACGTTGCTAATCTTACTTCATTTCTCTTACTCTTAAATTGATTTTGAGCACAAATGAGTTTTTTAAGCTTCAAAGCTACATCAATGGTGGAGTTGACTTTTAAACGTGTTTACATGAAATTAATGATGATTTTTAACTCGGCTTCGATTTTCTAAACTCCATTTGAGCTTTAGAATCCATCAATGGTTGATAATTACACCTACCAAAACAAGAAGCATGCAATCCAAAGTATGCTGCAATTATTTACATGTTAGATAATATCTCCATAAGATTAcataacaaaaaaatcaaaattgctATTTTAAACGGCTATGATCTAATTCTTAACGCTCTTTGAAGTAATATCCAGACGTCTATAACCATAGCAATAATTCAATACCAAAGTTTCCAATAGAGGACTACcagataatatgttttcaatcaaATCTTCATCAATGTGCCCCCAAGAAATACATAATCTCCTAAGATTTGCCCAACTAATTGCCCCGCTTGGATTCAGTTTGCAGCTGTCTAATCTCAGCTTAGTTAAACATGAACTGATGAAAAGATTTTCATCCAACAGAACTTCAATTAAGGATTCCTTATTCCAAAACCTCAAATCAAGCTATTCAACGTCCCGACTTAAAGCATAACGAATCCAATTGTTGACTAGTGATTTAAATCGAATATCATAACTGCTACACACTTGAAATTTCTGTAGCTTCAATTGGCGACATTGAGTTAGGGTTTTATCAACGAATGAAACGAAATCGGACCTTGAGTTGGGGTTTCGGGGGGATTCAGTAAAGATATCATAATAATCAGTATTTGTAAAAATGAGGGTAGGAACCGAAGTCCAAAGATGTTCCCATCGTTTCGAGAGTGTACCTGTTCTAATTGCGTCTTTTGTGGAGGGTAAACGACAGAGGATTTCATGAAGCAAATAATCAGGCAACACACTGATTCGATCGTCTCCCCCCTCCTCAACGATTTCTTCAAGCTTTAGCCGTTTTGGGGAAATTTTAGGTTGATATTGTCCTTCTTCCGCCATTTCTATGGCGGCAAACAGTACAGAGCTGAGAGCTCTCGTCGCTTTCCCCTGAGAAACTTGAAACAGTACAAAAGTTGAATATGAGTCTCTAGACGAATTAGACTAAAGGGGTGGTAAGATGCTTACCACCTCAGAATGCCACATCATATTTTAAGCCACGTTAGCATCCAAAGTGTAAAAAAGTGGGGTTGTAGTTTGTTAATTTAATGGGTTTTGTTTtagaaaagaaattaaaaaaaaaacaaggaaaAACTTGAATTAACCAATAAGAACACACTATTTATgtttctctctcctctctcttctcGTTAAGCTCATGACAAGCCTTTCTTAGCCAGGCCGATAACATTTTGATAGGGGTGGTGTTAGCACCTCTAGTACTTCCTTGGCGAGCCTCATAGCATGCCCACTCCCACCAGCCTTAGAAGTTTTCTATTTTCTTTCTCAacctttgtgctgaaggccaatggACCCAGGGCGTCccgaatagactgaaggccagtggggaataccagtcatgccgaaggcctgAAGAACgttccagatagactgaaggctcggTGTTGCGCACCGGTCATGTTGTAGGTTCTGTGAGCGTACCAGGTAGATTGTAGGCTGGTGGGGAGTTCCAGTCAGACTGAAGgatctgtatgcatgttgtttattattattattcgggTTGATATTTTAGGGTAACTAACTAAGCTttaggcttacagttttgggttatgtttcaggtacctcagatgaccgcgggaaggcaaaagacgtgatcgtgcacctcctcatgttttgctttatgattttgggataactctgataataaacatgtgttgaaaactattttgtaaacaatggtggaaacattcgggggcgtaggacgtcatgctcagtatcacaacaaatgtaaaatagtaaaacaagcaacaacatctattgcattaataatatagttaatacatgtgtgttcattGTACAGTTGTATGACACTAAAAGTAcaacaaaataaaagacgagtcttgaacatgcttcGTCTTCTCGAAACCTGTGCTAGCATACCTATCTActgattccctaagaatacaagttattttgaaaaagagtatcaacatttaagttggtgagttcataagtatttagtgtcaaatgtttgtagttgtttcatgaaaatgtttgtatttgaTCTATGAAAGTGTTAGTTTAtgttctccagaaaatcctatattttctataataaatgaaaaataGTCTTAAATCCTAAGactcaaatgtttgtatgttttgttCTTTGTAACAGTGTAAATGTATGTTTGCTCTCTGTAATTATATAAGGTATGTTTTCCCTAAAAGTAGACcatctttactagaaaaatagAATGCTTGTTCATGTATGAACCTTTTTGTGTGTAGATAATGGAAAATAATAACTTGTAGTAGTATTGTTTAAAATAGCACCACTGAAGTAAGTTTGTTTTGTAAACTGACTGTAAGATTACTAATCAGTTGAAGTTATATATATTACTCGTAAATAGGTCGGGATTTTCTCCCcgtgagttatcataaccatactaaccCTGTCTGCCTGATAACGACGTTTTTGAGGCGTCAAAACCGGTAACAACATTTGTCATCCCAGGTCTGTCGacctgactgtagctaacagtcgggaTGTGGTATTGTCAGTCCcaacatagatctatacacaattgtcATCGCtatccctacaagagactctggttataagctCGAGACTTTTGCCCATACTTAGATAAGTACAcaagaatgactcacaaattgTTTGTTCGCATTACGAGTAATAACTGAGAATCCTTTTTGTTTATAACTTAACCTTGTGAAAATAGTTTTCGTTGTCCCTTAACTATATTCGTTATAAATTGTAAGTCTGTTTTCGTTTTGTTATGAAAACTATTGTGTTCTAACATGTTTGTAAATTGTTTGTAGTTGTAATGTTTCTCTGATCTAGAAAATAGTATGATTTGATTccctaaactatacatattatagtttactagtatgtttgtctGTACTGTaaatgatttgaagaaaatactCATTTGCCCAATGTATGCAACTGAGTTAAGTATGTACTTTGAAAATGGGGTTTAatattcatgtatatatttagcaagtataactatgatttagctGACAGTCGGACTAATGATCttaccttaagcccacaaccaaacaatgaacaAGAGTCAAGGtatttagcaatagtcctaagtccgttaaagcatacttatacataaatatataaatgaatacgattttgataataaacaacaatctaaaatagtttaaaaaagtttttgaaatgattttaacaacttataaaagcataagaaatcctttgtttgtttgttttcacatgtaaatgTTAACACTATATaaattgtgttctacttgtattcccccttaaaagcatttaaaagggtaaattgtaagggtatgaactcaccttatgtgagtgattcgtttgaaggtACGATATAGGATATTATTTCCACGAGTGAAATCTCGTAGCAAAACCGAGTCCTAATTAGtattttatgtaatatatatatatatatatatatatatatatatatatacaattagtgtaTATAAACGTAAGAATGATAAGGAATTGGACTAATTTGTAAGtttaacttacaaataagagtgttagaagcaAAATGGAAGGCTGCTGGGAGTTTACGACCAGCCTGggggttcacgacccaagaagatcttggtgttcttgagtttgcgattgagtgttcttgaaggaatagggtttacgacccaatgatcttgatgaatgaagaacacttgaatatCTTAAGCAAGATCCTAAGAAGATTCAAAGGATGAAGGATGATAGTTAAGAGAGAATGAGGGTTTTTGGTTGGTGTTCTTGAGAGTGGGAGGGTGTATTTTCGGCTGGAATTGAAAAAGTGAGGAGTGATTTTGGTTGAACTCTTATATATACACAATAGTTTTCGGCTGTAAACACTTCTCGAGGAGATAAGATCCGAGGGTTTGCGGCTGCGAACCTCGTTTGTGGCTTATACGAGGGTTTGCGGCTGCAAGGGGGTTTACGGTTCGGACAAGGTTCTCGACTTCATGCAATTCCTTCCTAATTCAAGCAACACTTCTAATTTAAAGGTTTTAAACCAAATCTAGAATTTAAATCTACTTGACTAAAATAGATCAAGATAAGAAGTTTGACTTTAGTTTGACTCTTACAATAATGAAAAT encodes:
- the LOC111903900 gene encoding F-box/LRR-repeat protein 25-like; protein product: MAEEGQYQPKISPKRLKLEEIVEEGGDDRISVLPDYLLHEILCRLPSTKDAIRTGTLSKRWEHLWTSVPTLIFTNTDYYDIFTESPRNPNSRSDFVSFVDKTLTQCRQLKLQKFQLDLRFWNKESLIEVLLDENLFISSCLTKLRLDSCKLNPSGAISWANLRRLCISWGHIDEDLIENILSGSPLLETLVLNYCYGYRRLDITSKSVKN